One stretch of Montipora foliosa isolate CH-2021 unplaced genomic scaffold, ASM3666993v2 scaffold_481, whole genome shotgun sequence DNA includes these proteins:
- the LOC137989942 gene encoding uncharacterized protein, producing the protein MRLKYHFADHVSNPHPSHVKSTWQPPLQPSVALELERTKLENASISFNNAKGNLSAQERQAISALRANKKVNIKKLTRGLQQSLWIRKTKSERATYKSDTNLYTALQDPIESSTAKKVSNIVNALYTNNHTDAMTFKWLNQSQNPPRIPEFHTLTKIHKANLVGRPIVSGSGGPKERISNFIDSLLQPIAKKQESYIKDTTDFVQFIENTQLPDKAIIIATLDVCSLYTNIPQEEGMKVACQYYEEYYQSNPPIPTSILGNLVKPILKENSFKFNGENYLQTHGIEMGSKIWQ; encoded by the coding sequence ATGCGCTTAAAATACCACTTTGCTGACCACGTAAGCAACCCTCACCCGTCCCATGTCAAATCAACGTGGCAACCACCACTACAACCTTCTGTGGCACTTGAACTGGAACGCACTAAACTAGAAAATGCTTCAATATCCTTTAACAATGCTAAAGGCAATTTGTCAGCACAAGAACGACAAGCAATATCCGCATTACGCGCAAATAAAAAGgtaaacattaaaaaactgACAAGGGGACTACAACAGTCGTTATGGATACGCAAGACAAAATCCGAGAGGGCAACGTACAAATCTGACACAAACTTGTACACAGCTCTACAAGATCCTATAGAGTCCTCGACGGCCAAGAAGGTCAGCAACATAGTCAATGCACTGTATACAAACAACCATACTGACGCAATGACTTTCAAATGGCTCAATCAAAGCCAGAACCCACCCAGAATACCGGAATTCCATACACTGACAAAAATACATAAAGCAAACCTAGTCGGCAGACCCATAGTTTCCGGTAGTGGTGGCCCTAAAGAACGTATTTCAAACTTCATCGATTCGCTTTTACAACCTATTGCTAAGAAACAAGAGTCATATATCAAAGACACCACAGACTTTGTCCAGTTCATTGAAAACACGCAACTTCCAGACAAAGCGATAATAATTGCTACACTCGATGTCTGTTCACTATACACCAACATCCCACAGGAAGAGGGAATGAAGGTCGCCTGCCAATATTATGAAGAATACTATCAGTCAAATCCACCCATCCCCACATCCATTCTTGGGAACCTCGTGAAACCAATTCTTAAGGAAAACTCCTTCAAATTCAATGGCGAAAACTATTTACAGACGCACGGTATAGAAATGGGCAGTAAAATATGGCAGTAG
- the LOC137989948 gene encoding uncharacterized protein — MSDNGPQYSAEIFRQFAEAYHFTHVTSSPKYPQANGEVERAIRTAKSMLRKNEDIFSALLSYRSTPLQNGYSPSELLMGRRLQTQLPTLPTHLYPNVQIKDRQLVEEKESLYRLNQQRNFNRRHRAKELPTLEVGARVWIRDQDRYGLVTEKTEKPRSYLVTTERGTLRRNRSALVTAEKQAEAEQHSAMPACDVTPASPVPVIPVLPVPSTPSRPQTTQVPPSSQTAVPVATLATTMDECVPPRSPSPAVLTTRSGRAVRPPERLNLWLNIELCVPQGFT, encoded by the coding sequence ATGTCGGACAACGGGCCACAGTATAGCGCAGAGATTTTTCGACAGTTTGCCGAAGCATACCATTTCACACATGTTACTAGTTCGCCAAAATACCCCCAGGCGAACGGCGAAGTCGAAAGAGCCATTCGCACAGCGAAGTCTATGCTGAGGAAAAACGAAGACATCTTCAGCGCCCTCTTGAGTTACAGATCAACTCCTCTACAGAATGGCTACTCACCTAGTGAACTACTGATGGGACGTCGCCTGCAAACACAGCTACCAACTCTTCCAACCCACTTGTACCCTAATGTGCAGATAAAAGATCGCCAGTTGGTGGAAGAAAAGGAAAGCTTGTATCGATTGAACCAACAGCGCAACTTTAACAGACGTCACAGGGCAAAGGAACTGCCAACACTTGAAGTGGGTGCCCGAGTTTGGATAAGAGATCAAGATCGGTACGGCCTGGTGACAGAGAAAACTGAGAAACCCCGATCTTATCTTGTCACTACAGAAAGGGGCACACTACGACGAAACCGCTCTGCCTTAGTAACCGCAGAAAAACAAGCTGAGGCCGAACAACACTCAGCTATGCCGGCCTGTGATGTCACCCCTGCCTCACCAGTACCTGTCATTCCTGTATTGCCAGTGCCCAGCACTCCGTCGAGGCCTCAGACTACACAGGTGCCCCCATCCTCACAGACAGCTGTCCCAGTAGCCACTCTAGCAACAACGATGGATGAGTGCGTACCTCCGCGAAGTCCAAGCCCTGCGGTCCTGACAACCCGGTCGGGAAGAGCTGTGAGACCTCCAGAACGCTTGAATCTTTGGTTGAACATTGAACTGTGTGTGCCTCAGGGCTTCACATGA
- the LOC137989946 gene encoding uncharacterized protein, whose protein sequence is MLTVVENGGVNETLKRFWELESIGIAEIEDPVMSQEEECAVADFNRGLNFDGHNYDVRLPWKRDPPKLESNYAQALGRLQSVERKLRQDPVKAKAYKTAINEYVEKGFAEEVPDQSDDNGTVRYLPHHAVFRDDKRTTKCRIVFDASAREGGNASLNDCILPGPPLQPNLASVLIRFRTHKIGLIADIEKMFLQVKLASEDRDVHRYLWRDYSLTKHQRCTGCRD, encoded by the coding sequence ATGCTGACAGTTGTAGAAAACGGTGGAGTTAAcgaaacattaaaaagattctgggaaCTGGAATCAATTGGTATTGCAGAGATCGAGGACCCTGTTATGTCACAAGAGGAAGAATGTGCTGTTGCTGACTTCAATAGAGGATTGAACTTTGATGGACATAACTATGACGTGCgactaccatggaaacgagaTCCTCCAAAGCTAGAAAGTAATTATGCACAAGCTTTGGGACGCCTGCAAAGTGTTGAAAGAAAGTTAAGGCAAGACCCTGTAAAAGCTAAGGCTTACAAAACAGCGATCAACGAATATGTAGAGAAAGGTTTTGCAGAGGAAGTACCTGATCAGAGCGATGACAATGGAACTGTGCGGTACTTACCGCATCATGCTGTATTTCGTGATGACAAAAGAACGACAAAATGCAGAATCGTATTTGATGCTTCCGCACGAGAAGGAGGTAATGCTTCCCTTAACGATTGTATTCTTCCTGGTCCTCCTTTACAGCCGAACCTTGCATCTGTACTGATTCGATTTAGAACACACAAAATTGGTCTCATAGCAGACATTGAAAAGATGTTTCTGCAAGTCAAACTAGCATCAGAGGACAGAGATGTTCACCGCTACCTGTGGAGAGATTACAGCCTAACGAAGCACCAAAGGTGTACAGGATGCAGAGATTGA
- the LOC137989944 gene encoding uncharacterized protein, translating to MDPKWMSSPCEPLRAQPENEAAPAEACEEKKTTHVYTAVVAEPLIDMARYGTWLNLIRVTAYVLRAVKLFKTKSRSCERELSADEVRQAEIKCCMWVQEVVYKEEFEKLKAGEVLPSNSRLLKLDPYYDRDDQVLRVGGRLQFADLPEQSKHQIILPHGHPEVAKMVQDVHKNMLHADPETVLSTLRQKVWLTQGRREVKRVIRRCVACQRQRVGPCAQKMGQLPEERISCSRAFAHVGTDFVGPLYVKEDLNIKKAYVCIFTCASSLMVHLELTHSLTTDEFPRAFSRMTSRRGLCHTVWSDNAQTFKAASREIQKLYDEPTTESQRMWSTLDQDQIKSEFSSRGIKWRFITERSPWRGGWRERFCRAIKEPLRKVLGRALLAFSELNTLLVRIEGIINSQPLTAVSDDCRDPLPITPAHLAIGRPINQLPERKESILEETSKRTVERYLYLERLLNHYWKRWKQEYLHLLSVRNKWHKEIPSIRVGDIVLISDDNVPRTKWPLAKVERVYPGNDGLVRTATVRAHNSFYNRPVQRLHKLDIESAASQVSPEAEDPVHGGEKPQTNTVHAANIPVSKPKLSVVLPGGGQGGENVTTRTRSKRVIKKVERLDL from the coding sequence ATGGACCCCAAATGGATGTCTTCGCCTTGTGAACCACTACGCGCTCAACCCGAAAACGAAGCTGCTCCCGCCGAAGCTtgcgaggaaaaaaaaactacccATGTGTATACAGCAGTCGTTGCAGAACCACTGATTGATATGGCACGCTATGGGACATGGTTAAACTTGATTCGAGTAACTGCCTATGTATTGAGAGCGGTCAAATTGTTTAAGACTAAGTCTAGGTCTTGTGAAAGGGAACTGTCGGCGGACGAGGTGAGGCAAGCCGAGATTAAATGTTGTATGTGGGTGCAGGAAGTGGTCTACAAAGAAGAATTCGAGAAACTGAAAGCTGGAGAGGTACTTCCCAGTAACAGCCGCCTCCTGAAACTGGACCCTTATTATGATAGAGATGATCAGGTATTAAGAGTTGGTGGGAGACTACAGTTTGCTGATCTTCCCGAACAGAGCAAGCATCAAATAATCTTGCCTCACGGACATCCTGAAGTTGCTAAGATGGTGCAAGATGTACATAAGAACATGTTGCATGCTGATCCAGAAACGGTATTATCAACTTTAAGGCAGAAAGTTTGGCTAACTCAAGGAAGACGTGAGGTTAAACGTGTTATCAGAAGATGTGTAGCTTGCCAAAGACAACGAGTTGGACCTTGTGCCCAGAAAATGGGTCAGCTGCCAGAGGAGAGAATTTCCTGTTCACGAGCTTTCGCGCATGTTGGAACTGATTTTGTGGGACCACTGTATGTGAAAGAAGACTTAAACATTAAGAAAGCATACGTGTGCATTTTCACATGCGCATCATCTCTTATGGTTCACCTGGAACTTACACATAGTTTGACAACTGATGAGTTCCCTCGAGCTTTTAGTCGCATGACGAGTCGCAGAGGTCTTTGCCATACAGTGTGGTCAGACAATGCACAAACCTTCAAGGCAGCAAGCAGGGAAATTCAGAAATTATACGATGAACCCACCACTGAAAGTCAAAGAATGTGGAGTACGCTGGATCAAGATCAAATCAAGTCAGAGTTCTCATCACGAGGGATCAAGTGGAGATTCATCACAGAGCGTTCCCCATGGAGAGGTGGATGGCGGGAACGATTTTGCAGAGCGATAAAAGAACCACTGCGTAAGGTCCTTGGAAGGGCACTTCTCGCCTTTTCTGAGCTAAACACGCTGCTGGTCAGAATCGAAGGTATCATTAACTCGCAGCCGTTGACCGCAGTGAGTGATGATTGCAGAGACCCGTTACCTATTACACCTGCTCATCTTGCAATTGGTAGGCCAATTAACCAGTTaccggaaaggaaagaaagtatCTTAGAGGAGACCAGTAAGAGGACTGTCGAAAGGTATCTCTACCTGGAGAGACTACTCAATCACTACTGGAAGCGGTGGAAACAAGAGTACCTACATCTCCTATCGGTGAGAAACAAGTGGCATAAAGAGATCCCTTCTATTCGAGTAGGCGACATTGTACTTATTTCTGACGACAATGTGCCGCGCACCAAATGGCCGTTGGCTAAAGTTGAAAGGGTTTATCCAGGTAACGACGGGCTTGTACGGACCGCTACAGTTAGAGCGCATAACAGTTTCTACAACAGACCCGTTCAACGTTTACACAAGTTAGATATTGAGTCAGCAGCTTCACAAGTAAGCCCGGAAGCAGAGGATCCAGTCCATGGTGGGGAGAAGCCACAAACGAACACTGTTCATGCTGCAAATATACCTGTTTCCAAGCCTAAATTGAGCGTTGTCCTCCCCGGAGGAGGACAAGGTGGGGAGAATGTTACAACCCGTACTCGTTCTAAAAGAGTGATAAAGAAGGTTGAGAGACTGGACCTATGA
- the LOC137989945 gene encoding uncharacterized protein: protein MSEIMMTAAFNLTKCASNAELVMDAIDPAKRASSPFVEFYSSDPIKAPGVSWDLNSDHFRFLAPSGIISSHDPMSKRSLLSLASKIFDPLGLISPFTVRAKILFQEL, encoded by the coding sequence ATGTCAGAAATTATGATGACAGCGGCATTCAATTTGACCAAGTGTGCAAGTAACGCAGAGCTAGTAATGGATGCTATTGACCCAGCAAAAAGAGCCTCATCGCCATTCGTGGAGTTCTATTCGAGCGACCCCATAAAAGCACCTGGCGTGTCATGGGACTTGAACTCTGACCACTTTAGATTCCTCGCACCGAGTGGAATCATCTCATCCCATGATCCAATGTCAAAGAGAAGTCTACTTAGTCTGGCATCGAAAATTTTTGACCCACTGGGACTGATATCACCCTTCACTGTTAGagccaaaatccttttccaagaGTTGTGA
- the LOC137989947 gene encoding uncharacterized protein, with translation MKKPYEITRTLSGKNKTSERQEQRDITDEAKERARWAEHFQEILSRPPPQVPPDIPPVANQLAVSINPPTKAEVSKAIKSLRSGKTAGPDGIPPEALKADVQTSTEMIHPLLMKIWENEQIPVEWKKGYLVKLPKKGDLSSCNN, from the coding sequence ATGAAGAAGCCGTATGAGATCACAAGAACACTGTCAGGGAAAAACAAGACCAGTGAAAGACAAGAACAGCGAGACATCACAGATGAAGCCAAAGAGAGAGCAAGATGGGCAGAACACTTCCAAGAGATTCTCAGCAGACCCCCACCTCAAGTCCCACCTGACATCCCACCAGTAGCAAACCAGCTAGCGGTGAGCATCAATCCACCAACAAAGGCCGAGGTCAGCAAAGCTATCAAGTCCTTGAGGTCAGGCAAGACAGCAGGCCCAGACGGCATTCCACCAGAAGCACTAAAGGCGGACGTCCAGACATCCACGGAGATGATCCATCCACTCCTGATGAAGATCTGGGAGAACGAGCAGATTCCAGTGGAATGGAAGAAAGGGTACTTGGTGAAACTGCCGAAGAAAGGGGACCTGTCATCATGCAACAACTAG